The Aricia agestis chromosome 3, ilAriAges1.1, whole genome shotgun sequence genome includes the window AATAACTTATAGTAgtgacttataataataaaattaatgacatctcattcacaaaaaatattttaaaaaacttacaaaaataccttggattaataaattctttaaattGCTATTGgaatatacttacctattttatttgcataataAGATCAATTCTAATCTATGAAATCTTATTgcttatttgtaataatattaatcctTTGAGAgcagattcttggaaatctattgctATCGCGGCCCACTTGGGAGTTGATAAGAACAATGTTTTTGTCTTTCACACACCAAACAAGCACAATAAGACAACTTACtatgacatattatttattgaaatcaacacataaattacaatttttggaccaatatttgaataagggcaaatatatttcaaaatattgattACCacctatttttattgttatcaaTTTACATTCACATGGAACAAATATAGTGATGCAATTGATGATGCCGCCGTAAATAACAAATTCAGAATTAAGTGAGATTATGAGCAGTCAGTATGGAACTGAAAATATCACAGATGCAAATAATTCACTCAAAACATAATGATAAAAGGGTGGGGTGTAACCTAAAATTGTCTACAAATAGGAAAAAAAACACACTGCCACAAGGCAAATTCTCAACAATCAGGAATATAAATACAAACTGTCTTTTGTATTGGGTGCTAACAATGTTACGATATTACCCAGTTATATTCTTGACTGTTAATTACTTAATACTAAGCCTATTGAAAACTGGGCGCCTGTCCTTGGCTTTGGCCTAAAATTGAAGGATCTTCAAAAATGGGTTGCTGTGGTTTGTACTGCTCGGCCGTCATTCTCGTGAACATGATTCCTATTCCTTCAATCAGGGCCAGAAGGACACCTCCTACTAATGCACTGCCTGCCATTGCTGGTACACCTGAAAAGTTTTACTTGAATTTAAGTTGATTGAAAATAGATTACTTGTAAAGATATCAAAATTTTGCTTGGAAATGTATAATTAGCAAGAGTCCTAGGAAGCCCAACATTGTTTAAATAACAATGAAATGTTATGCAAATTCTCAGTTATGTAACTCTGAATTTGCAtagcatcgcaaatatctgtgacaaaattcataataaaaatgacattaagACGGCATGCGAAtttgcagttttgtgtgggagccctaaataAGTTAAAGGTGTTTCTTTGGCCAATACCCTCGATCGCacattcttggaaatctattgttatcgcgtgGGGCTTGAGAGATTAAAACAGAGAATGCTGTTTAAACAAAATTACCATTTCTGGCAGCAAGAATCCCACCAGTCAATGCACCGCTCATGATAGAATTCCATGGATCCTCCTTCTGTCTCAGGTAGACAAGAGAACAGTCAATAGTTGAGAACATGCCGCCCCACACTGCAAAATTGCCACCCACAATGGGTGATCTTTCCTTCATAGCTGCTAAACTTCCCAGCTAAAACAGATCGCAATAatagttagggcctgtttcaccacttcctgataaggctgtccaccacttaacttgacagatagagtatggagaatctgtcaaataagcctatccggcaccttatcagaaagtggtgaaactggccctaaggaatgtacattactacctacatatatgtatataatatgtaccaaTATAAGCAGATCAGATACAATTACATTCACTTACCATTTTCCTACTGAATCCAGTTGGAGCATTTCTAAATCCCTTTATTGAGTGAAATATGCCTCCTCCAATCGCACCCATTAAAAAGGCACCGCCCGAATCGTCAAGAATTCGCCACGGACAAGGTTCTCTTGAATATTCATCCATGTTTGCAATTTatactgaaataaataaatattaggtaAGAAGTCCTTCCAGATGTACCTAACCTCTAATAAGTTCTTGTATTTCAATGTGGCACAATGCATAAATATTTCAGAGtataaatacttacatttatttaaaactattataatgaaGACAGCGTTTTAGACAATTATATTCgatattttttgattattggaAAAATGAAACCATGTTTTACATCATTTCACTGAATCTCTACCAATTTCTACCATCTGACAAGTGTGAAGTGACATctctataaaaaaatgaaatgtcaTTAAATGACAaagtcaagttttttttttcttattatggcaactagctgttgcccgcaacttcgtccgtgtgaatgtatgttatttagAAAACTGAACACCCATctttttatttggatctatattacacacgaaatttttaattcacATCAAAGAACCAgctatcgttttgaaaaatcctttcttcgaagaccgTTTGGCGTAgacaggggatgggggccacaggacaggggaaaggaacGTGTGACGGAGACAGAGGATAGACttcagaagacgggatttaatgtaTCCCTTTATATcctacctcttattctcagattcataatctacaattaaaccaGAACAAAATAACGCTTGATGTTGTTTACTTACTTACCCACaatgtaatttctttatggGCGTTGGCCCACCagccaccacacattcccaccactgtatctcctgtgtcaccagAATCGACAGCGGTATGCAACCACTGACCACAAAAGCCCTTTGATCAAAAGCCCTTTGatttgatctcagggagcccgagggacaggCCCCAAACTGGTTTGGgatccgcaacgaaattaatcagaagaaaatgtgcgcttttataattttggatgTGGCAGTAGTATCGTGGAcatccgcggtaaaacgataacatagggaagtaaaatgtatggaaatataatattatgaagacgcttttaaatttccgtcgacgataactgtttatcgtgcacgttagaggacatcacaacGCCTACACTCTtttgaaccgcacaaaacgtccgcggtgcgtaaaatcaaaagggcataaattgacgtacccaacgttttattgtggaagtcggcgtccacgataacgtgacgtccgtaatcaatgagtttctaaaatactagagtagcaatgtcttacaaaagattctcagaaatgcgtaaccactttgttcaaaagacaatgtcaagtcatatattcgttatgtcattatgtatgtgagatatgcctgctggcatcttcgaagtggcaacgcgttgctaccgtaaacttccaatctagttacgttagtaacatacaatatcattgtCCGTAATCATAAAAGCGCATAATAGAAGTATGAAGaatttgctagaattggtaatcactttggttgtcgttgtaaatttcaaggagtttcttcaattccattacttatcaagttcatcgtttttagggttccgtaaccaaagggtaaaaacgggaccctattactaagactttgttgtctatCCATCtctctatctccaggctgtatctcaaaaaccattATACCTAGCttgagttctgaaatttttacagattgtgtatacctgttgccgctataacaacaaatactgaaaacaaaataaaatcaatatttaaaaggggcttccatacaacaaacatttttttttggcctttttttgacaacaggcaggcagttgaaattttcacagaatccttaattatatgtgtactttaatatttaataataaaattagaagtataattaaaatttaaggggccccccttaaattttaattatattctaatccatacaaaaacaaaacttttggcctattttttctctataccggtacggaacccttcgtgcgcgagtccgattcgcacttggccgattttataaagaattttgaaaatctgaccacaaacagcaaagtaaacattaactccttttttgaaagttgtttaaaaaaaaagtatctaagatgttacCAGGGATATAAATGAGgcattttctaatttttttaaatttgattgtcaaacagtttccattttagtaactagatgacgtATGGGTTGTCAAAAAGTATGCTGTGTTCCGAAACTTCAAGCAGTTTACTGGCTAGTGTATCTAACGTCTCGATAACCAATTAAAAGCAAGCTCACAGAACACAAATTACTCACGGAGTGCAAGCTGCATCAGAAACGCCAACTAAAAATGTAaagttcattatttttattttccaataaaatatttaaaagtaaaacgtagtgattatattctctttgatataaagaaaaactAGAAGACGAGAGAGCAAGgttttatgaaatttattaaataaatgcactgttaacaaaaaaaaataagttcagTTTTGGTATGCTTATTAAAAATGACCATTcataatttgtatatttttgacCGATACGGTACCTTACTCTACTATGGAGAATGGAATCGAACTAAACAGAGTGGGATGTCCAGAGAAGAAGTATGtaattatttgaatttaatacacattcgTTGATATTAACATAGCCTCACAAGGAactgtttaaatatttgtatcaaATTTTGTAGTTTCCAAAACGATCTTCCTACTGTGTAAAAAATGATTCGCATTGGTTTGTAgacaactttattattttactatgttCTTAGAGCATTTTGTGCACAATAATATACTAGTCCATAAACCATTTCAAAACATAGTGCTGCTGTGAAGttaaaattcttatttcttttgcAGGAAGGGAAGTTAATGTATGGCATGCTATATTCAATAAAGTCGTTTGTTGCAAAAATATCGCCCCTGGATCCAAAAGACGGCtttctaaattataaaacatcAAAATACACATTACACTGCTTAGAGACGCCTTCTGGACTCAAATTTATCATGAACACTGACAACCAAGCACAGAACACCCGTGAGATTTTGAGGAAGATATACAGTGAATTGTATGTGAAGTATGTCATGAGAAATCCTCTGTGTGCAGCAGGAGAACCAATCAACAGTGAGCTTTTTAAGACTAAACTGGATGCCTTCATTAAGCAGGCACCACTAACAGCTGCTAGAGCATCATAAGCAGCGCTGgatttatactttttaacataggccactttatttccaccGCCACACATTTCCATTTCCACAGTGTACGGAGGAGTCAAAAAATTGGAAATTTTCTGTTGTCTTCAATTTTGAATAGGCAttgatattatgaatgcgagagTAGAACACCCGTGTTTAGAGAGAGCAGAACATTCGCAATAGTTTTGATGCTACAAGCTACCAAAGTTTAGCGTTTTTTTGCGACCCGGATGGGAAATATCCATATTTCTCCAAAActtttacgtaataaataaaattttgtattccacCTGAAAGCCTATTATAAAAGGTATATTTCAAGCTTTTTTCCTGATCCGCCGCGTCAATATTTTatctacaataaaataatttttattattaggttttaatttttttttatccaaaacaaaacaaaagatgcaatcgaaaatatcgaCAAATTAAAGGTATACAAGCATTCTATACGCACAAAAAGATCACCCATAAGATCCGTTTACTAACACTGCtaaatcaaataattaaatttacaaacttaaTTGTCAACAGGGTTATCAAACTACGCAACACTGTACATATTTGtagtcttttcgttttcgcgtgACTATCActtatcttgttttttttttttaataaatactagaaatagtattaattactagctgttgcctgcgacttcgtccgcctGGACTTCAGTTTTTAGCGCacaatgtcaacaaaattggtgtcaagtTATATCTATCACCAAAATCTATCACTTATTTGTCAGCTGTTTGTAACTGTCAAACAAATTATAAGTCTCAGTAAAAGTGGCAGAATTTGCTGTAGTAATAATACCAAGCTGGTTGATCATTGATTGGCCAATAATTAAGTCTATGTCACTTGGCAGTTGTTGTACAGTCTCTACATGGTGACTAAGACGCACTTGATCTATTTTATAGTCTcctacccacatttttttttgcaaatattattatttactaagatATTACTGCAAACCGCCACACATTATTTACTAAGATATTACTGCAAACTAATGCAAATCCGCGTACCGAGCCCCGGAAGTCGACTATGCAACATAAAAACCTTCAACTTACCTGTGCACCGAACTAATTACGGTCAACACTCGCCACTCTATCGTCTTTGCTATGCATATAGCAATGTCTGCCATGAACTTGATATATTCAATGCATCGATCAAATCGATTAAACACCATTTCATGTCTCCTAAATTATTGTGACCACttaatttgtattattattgtcaattgtaacttgtaacctTTTTCGTGTttctttatatattattgttaaattccACAATATTGTATTTACCTACCAAAACcttcttaaaacattttttgtaagaGCATTATATTGCATGCTGTGTTCACTGTAGAAGGTTGTACACTCAGTTCTACTAACatactatatatattattattttataaaattgttctAGTGATACAGCCAGTTTGTGAAcctttcaattaaaaaaaaaaattacttgaaGTATAAAAAGTGTTACTTGTGTTGAAATCTGCGGTTGCCGAGTTGTTCCTGCTGTATTCGCGAACCAGCAGTTAGCCGTCGCATGACAGAGGCGTTGAAAAGTTCGACAATTGTAGCAGCGTTTATTCTTGGCTGGAGAGCTGCTATTTTCCATCACTTGCACCTTTCCTCCAAGTAGACTTTCGCATTGGCTTGTAGTTCATTCGGTAACCCTCTTATGACGCAAGAT containing:
- the LOC121725718 gene encoding mitochondrial import inner membrane translocase subunit Tim17-B gives rise to the protein MDEYSREPCPWRILDDSGGAFLMGAIGGGIFHSIKGFRNAPTGFSRKMLGSLAAMKERSPIVGGNFAVWGGMFSTIDCSLVYLRQKEDPWNSIMSGALTGGILAARNGVPAMAGSALVGGVLLALIEGIGIMFTRMTAEQYKPQQPIFEDPSILGQSQGQAPSFQ
- the LOC121725719 gene encoding trafficking protein particle complex subunit 1 → MTIHNLYIFDRYGTLLYYGEWNRTKQSGMSREEEGKLMYGMLYSIKSFVAKISPLDPKDGFLNYKTSKYTLHCLETPSGLKFIMNTDNQAQNTREILRKIYSELYVKYVMRNPLCAAGEPINSELFKTKLDAFIKQAPLTAARAS